A single genomic interval of Shewanella psychropiezotolerans harbors:
- a CDS encoding transporter substrate-binding domain-containing diguanylate cyclase, translating to MDLNLPLCRRLRHICLVKKSLFFFAIFYYLLATCSSASENDQDIKNTKHKKQLIIANSKAWKPFSYIDTNGEAQGLLIDIWKEYARVNDVDVSFLLTDWNDSLQAVKAKEANVHAGLLWSEHRETYLDFLPGIVKIDTQLFFSSKLLGTDVRNYLESGRVGVVFAGYEETYMMKHYPKVKLIAFDNNELMLKSAFSGEIHAFVADFQVANFYLYTSQRPNQFSPVKHLYSGLIRPAVAEGQNRLRLELQHGFKQISAVDLERIQRKWIHVETVYPKYLLPMFFALILLLTAAYIFHLRRAVAHRTHELHQLNRELQRLASIDAMTNIYNRRYFIELLQQACDDNQTGLSLLLFDIDRFKSINDNFGHSVGDFIICAMVKTIKRQLPPEAVFGRIGGEEFCIFIQGLTPEQSQELAKRVQSSVTSSHYCQNNIRHAVSISLGAVYCEEANIDHQFLINQADHLMYIAKSMGRDCYQFNKL from the coding sequence ATGGACCTTAACCTGCCACTGTGTCGTCGATTACGACACATCTGCTTAGTTAAAAAATCACTTTTTTTCTTTGCCATATTTTACTACCTGCTTGCAACGTGCTCCAGCGCCAGTGAAAATGATCAGGACATTAAAAATACCAAGCATAAAAAACAACTGATCATAGCCAATTCTAAGGCATGGAAACCTTTTTCTTATATAGATACTAATGGCGAGGCTCAAGGTTTACTCATTGATATCTGGAAGGAATATGCCAGAGTCAACGATGTAGATGTGTCATTCCTCTTAACAGATTGGAATGATTCATTGCAAGCAGTTAAAGCTAAAGAGGCAAATGTACATGCTGGCTTGCTTTGGTCCGAACACAGAGAAACTTACCTGGACTTCCTCCCTGGCATAGTCAAGATCGATACCCAACTATTCTTTTCATCTAAGCTATTGGGCACAGATGTACGCAACTATCTCGAGTCGGGTAGGGTAGGCGTGGTCTTTGCGGGCTATGAAGAAACATATATGATGAAGCACTATCCTAAGGTTAAGCTCATCGCTTTTGATAATAATGAACTTATGCTGAAGAGTGCATTTTCAGGTGAGATTCATGCCTTCGTAGCAGATTTTCAAGTCGCCAACTTTTACTTATACACATCACAAAGACCTAATCAGTTTTCTCCGGTGAAGCATCTTTATAGCGGATTAATTAGGCCTGCGGTCGCTGAAGGTCAAAACCGATTAAGGCTGGAACTTCAACATGGTTTTAAACAGATCTCAGCCGTGGATCTTGAGCGCATACAGCGTAAATGGATCCATGTAGAAACGGTTTACCCCAAATACTTGTTACCCATGTTTTTCGCGTTAATCCTCCTGTTGACGGCGGCCTATATATTTCACCTACGCAGAGCCGTTGCACATAGAACCCATGAGCTGCACCAATTAAACAGAGAGTTACAAAGACTCGCCTCCATAGATGCAATGACTAACATCTATAATCGTCGTTATTTTATCGAGCTGTTACAACAGGCTTGTGATGACAACCAGACCGGGCTTTCTCTGTTGCTGTTTGATATAGACAGATTTAAGTCGATCAATGATAATTTTGGCCACAGTGTCGGCGATTTCATTATTTGTGCGATGGTCAAGACGATTAAACGGCAACTCCCTCCCGAAGCTGTATTTGGCAGGATAGGAGGAGAGGAGTTTTGTATTTTCATTCAGGGACTCACACCTGAACAATCTCAAGAATTAGCCAAACGAGTTCAATCATCGGTGACTAGTAGCCACTACTGCCAGAATAATATTCGTCATGCGGTCAGTATCAGCCTAGGCGCTGTCTACTGTGAAGAGGCTAACATCGATCACCAATTTCTGATTAATCAAGCCGATCACCTTATGTACATAGCAAAATCCATGGGGCGGGATTGCTACCAGTTCAATAAACTCTAA
- the gap gene encoding type I glyceraldehyde-3-phosphate dehydrogenase yields the protein MTIRVAINGYGRIGRNILRALYESEKDYSIQIVALNDLGDASINAHLTKYDSVHGRFNAKVDHDDEAIYVNQDKILTFSERDPSKLPWAELKIDVVFECTGIFTSKEAVQAHLDAGAKKVLISAPGKNVDATVVYGVNNHVITSDMTVISNASCTTNCLAPMVKPLNDEIGIESGLMTTIHAYTNDQRLSDVYHTDLRRARAAAMSMIPTQTGAAAAVGLVLPELAGKFDGLAVRVPTVNVSLVDLTFISTRDTTVEEINAIIESAASLSPMSEVLAVNKEPLVSIDFNHNPFSCNFDATQTRVNGRLVKVMAWYDNEWGFSNRMLDNAVALMTAK from the coding sequence ATGACTATCCGCGTAGCAATTAACGGTTATGGCCGTATCGGACGAAATATTTTACGTGCACTTTATGAAAGCGAAAAGGATTATTCAATCCAGATCGTTGCACTCAATGATCTTGGCGATGCATCTATCAACGCTCACCTGACCAAATATGACTCTGTTCATGGTCGTTTCAACGCTAAAGTCGATCATGACGATGAAGCCATCTATGTTAACCAAGATAAGATACTGACATTCTCAGAAAGAGACCCGTCTAAACTACCTTGGGCCGAATTAAAAATTGATGTGGTATTTGAATGTACTGGTATCTTCACATCTAAAGAAGCTGTACAAGCGCATCTTGATGCAGGCGCTAAGAAAGTCCTTATCTCTGCACCGGGTAAAAACGTAGACGCAACAGTCGTTTACGGTGTTAACAACCATGTCATCACCTCTGACATGACTGTGATCTCGAATGCTTCTTGTACCACAAACTGTTTAGCACCTATGGTTAAGCCATTAAACGATGAGATCGGTATCGAGTCTGGTTTGATGACAACGATTCACGCTTACACTAACGACCAACGTCTGTCAGATGTTTACCACACCGACCTACGTCGTGCTCGTGCTGCTGCAATGTCAATGATCCCGACTCAGACAGGTGCTGCTGCAGCCGTTGGACTCGTGCTTCCTGAGCTCGCCGGTAAATTCGATGGATTGGCAGTACGTGTTCCGACTGTTAACGTGTCTTTGGTCGACTTAACATTCATCTCGACGCGTGATACTACGGTAGAAGAGATCAATGCCATTATCGAAAGTGCAGCATCACTATCACCAATGAGTGAAGTGTTAGCCGTCAACAAGGAGCCTTTGGTTTCTATTGATTTCAACCACAACCCATTCTCATGTAACTTCGATGCTACCCAAACTCGCGTCAACGGTCGTCTTGTCAAAGTCATGGCCTGGTACGACAACGAGTGGGGTTTCAGTAACCGTATGCTAGATAATGCCGTCGCCTTGATGACTGCCAAGTAA
- a CDS encoding DUF2989 domain-containing protein: MTRNFVIITSFVSFIAFSCLSGCEKQTDTGTICKNNPELCNDLHADSWCRYEKGDLIRNRYKLKFTESPSSKQIYHQLLNLEKYNQCIELAAGVQHILHPERTNDRLRAFGLSAQSLSQLQDTTKNSQDLYLAFYHWTRFNDLKAEKVVLAAYKAYQIDDILLLSRVASYYQKFDALQSNLIYLQVLDISDEENFNPDWLLGLSNNYQKLNDLELTYLLARANVLMTKQNVSEEMMLGLIYGDKTLQRFLDQQAEELVDVIEDGEFSSSAIKTMLLRSPPTP, from the coding sequence TTGACTAGAAATTTTGTAATAATTACATCATTTGTTAGCTTTATTGCATTTTCTTGCCTATCAGGCTGTGAAAAACAAACAGATACAGGCACCATTTGTAAAAATAATCCTGAACTTTGTAACGATCTTCATGCCGATAGTTGGTGCAGATATGAAAAAGGCGACTTAATTCGTAATAGATATAAGCTAAAGTTCACCGAATCGCCTTCCAGCAAGCAGATATACCACCAACTACTCAACTTAGAAAAGTACAATCAATGCATCGAACTGGCCGCAGGAGTACAACATATTTTGCATCCAGAGAGAACGAACGACCGACTTCGTGCTTTTGGTTTGAGTGCACAAAGCCTTTCTCAGCTTCAAGACACCACCAAGAATAGTCAAGATCTCTACCTAGCCTTCTATCACTGGACGCGCTTCAATGATCTGAAAGCTGAGAAAGTCGTGTTAGCAGCCTATAAGGCTTATCAGATAGATGACATATTATTACTGTCTCGAGTGGCCTCCTATTATCAAAAATTTGATGCCTTACAATCTAATTTAATCTATCTCCAGGTGCTTGATATCAGTGACGAGGAGAACTTTAATCCTGACTGGCTATTGGGACTGTCCAATAATTACCAGAAGCTCAATGACCTCGAGTTAACATATCTATTGGCCAGAGCAAATGTATTGATGACCAAGCAGAATGTATCGGAAGAGATGATGCTCGGATTAATCTATGGTGATAAAACCCTGCAGAGATTTTTAGATCAACAGGCCGAAGAACTTGTTGATGTGATAGAAGATGGAGAATTCTCATCCAGTGCTATTAAGACGATGCTGCTCCGTTCCCCTCCTACTCCATAA
- a CDS encoding glyceraldehyde-3-phosphate dehydrogenase encodes MSADKHLQSWQERFEMAEAMQPLLGKLYRNQGVEVVLYGKPLLNASTIEIIKSHRLVRRFVGYKLRLRESFPFVEALSKLAVKQCKVDIGKLAINYWREHDDASDIEAYMSRELAPAIDHDDTQEARDVVLYGFGRIGRLLARLLIERTGVSNKLRLRAIVLRGGRKGDLEKRASLLRRDSVHGPFNGSVEVDEENNALIANGTYIQVIYANSPDEVDYTKYGISDALVVDNTGIWKDEDGLGLHLKSKGVAKVLLTAPAKGQIKNIVFGVNESDILSEDKIVSAASCTTNAITPILKAMNDKYGITNGHVETIHSYTNDQNLIDNYHSADRRGRSAPLNMVITETGAAKAVAKALPALAGKLTGNAIRVPTPNVSMAIISLNLESETDKEQVNEYLRDMSLHSELQNQIDFTESTEIVSSDLVGSRYAGVVDSHATIADGNRAILYVWYDNEFGYSCQVVGVMQKMLELNYQSLPNC; translated from the coding sequence ATGAGCGCTGATAAACACCTACAAAGCTGGCAAGAACGTTTCGAAATGGCAGAGGCTATGCAGCCTCTGCTTGGTAAATTATATCGTAATCAAGGTGTCGAAGTCGTTTTATACGGTAAGCCGCTACTCAATGCCTCTACCATTGAGATCATCAAGTCACACCGTCTGGTACGTCGTTTTGTTGGCTATAAACTGAGGTTGCGTGAAAGCTTTCCTTTTGTAGAAGCATTAAGCAAACTCGCCGTTAAACAGTGTAAAGTTGATATAGGCAAACTGGCTATCAACTATTGGCGTGAACATGACGATGCAAGTGATATAGAAGCCTATATGAGCCGTGAGCTGGCACCTGCTATCGATCATGATGATACTCAAGAAGCCAGAGATGTTGTGCTTTACGGCTTTGGTCGTATCGGTCGCCTACTTGCTCGCCTGTTAATAGAAAGAACCGGTGTAAGTAATAAACTTCGTCTTCGCGCCATCGTACTGCGTGGTGGTCGTAAGGGCGATTTAGAGAAGCGTGCCAGTCTGCTCAGACGCGATTCGGTTCATGGTCCATTCAATGGTTCTGTTGAAGTCGATGAAGAGAATAATGCCCTTATCGCGAATGGTACTTATATCCAGGTGATATATGCCAACTCTCCAGATGAAGTGGATTATACTAAGTACGGTATCAGCGATGCGTTAGTGGTAGATAACACTGGTATCTGGAAAGACGAAGATGGACTCGGTTTGCACCTAAAGTCTAAAGGCGTAGCTAAAGTCCTCCTTACCGCGCCGGCGAAAGGTCAGATCAAAAACATCGTTTTTGGTGTCAATGAGTCAGATATCCTCAGTGAAGATAAGATAGTGTCGGCGGCGAGCTGTACTACTAATGCGATCACCCCGATATTAAAAGCGATGAATGATAAGTATGGCATCACTAATGGCCATGTAGAAACCATTCACTCTTATACCAATGACCAGAACTTAATTGATAACTATCATAGCGCCGATCGTCGTGGACGTAGTGCACCATTAAACATGGTTATCACAGAAACTGGTGCCGCTAAAGCGGTTGCTAAAGCCTTACCAGCACTTGCAGGTAAGCTAACGGGTAACGCAATCCGCGTACCTACACCAAACGTGTCTATGGCTATCATCTCTTTGAACCTTGAAAGCGAGACAGATAAAGAGCAGGTAAATGAATACCTGCGTGACATGTCACTGCATTCAGAACTTCAAAATCAAATCGATTTTACTGAATCAACAGAAATAGTTTCATCTGATCTTGTCGGTTCACGTTATGCCGGAGTGGTCGATTCACACGCCACCATCGCTGACGGTAACCGTGCCATTCTTTATGTATGGTATGACAATGAGTTTGGCTACAGCTGTCAGGTTGTTGGTGTAATGCAGAAGATGCTTGAGCTTAACTATCAATCATTGCCAAACTGTTAA